One Plectropomus leopardus isolate mb chromosome 1, YSFRI_Pleo_2.0, whole genome shotgun sequence DNA segment encodes these proteins:
- the LOC121961244 gene encoding tetraspanin-3, whose product MGQCGITSSKTVLVFLNLIFWAAAGILCYIGAYVFITYDDYDHFFEDVYTLIPAIIIIAVGTLLFIIGLIGCCATIRESSCGLATFAAILLLVFVTECVVVVLGYIYRAKVEDEVNHSIQKVYNEYNGTNTDAPSRAIDYVQRQLHCCGIHNYSDWRNTRWFKESKNNSVPVSCCQPSISNCTGTLTRPADLYQEGCEALVVKKLKEIMMYVIWAALTFASIQMLGMLCACVVLCRRSHDPAYELLVTTNSYA is encoded by the exons ATGGGACAGTGTGGAATCACGTCATCCAAAACCGTCTTGGTTTTTCTCAATCTCATATTCTGG gctgcagctggAATTTTATGCTACATTGGAGCCTATGTGTTTATCACATATGACGACTATGATCACTTCTTTGAAGATGTGTACACTTTGATTCCTGCAATCATAATAATAGCTGTCGGGACCCTACTCTTCATCATCGGCTTGATTGGCTGCTGTGCAACAATACGTGAAAGCTCCTGCGGTCTTGCTACT TTTGCTGCCATtctgctgctggtgtttgtaacagagtgtgtggtggtggtgctTGGCTACATATACAGGGCAAAG GTGGAAGATGAGGTGAATCACTCGATCCAGAAGGTTTACAACGAATACAACGGCACCAACACTGATGCTCCCAGCCGTGCTATCGACTATGTGCAGAGGCAG CTTCACTGCTGTGGCATTCACAACTACTCTGACTGGAGGAACACGCGCTGGTTTAAGGAATCCAAGAATAACAGTGTCCCAGTCAGCTGCTGTCAGCCCAGCATCAGCAACTGTACCGGCACTCTTACTCGACCAGCAGATCTTTACCAagag GGTTGTGAAGCTCTGGTAGTGAAGAAGTTAAAGGAGATCATGATGTATGTCATATGGGCTGCACTTACTTTTGCATCTATACAG ATGCTGGGCATGCTCTGTGCCTGCGTGGTGCTGTGCAGGAGGAGTCATGACCCGGCGTACGAGCTGCTGGTCACAACCAACAGCTATGCATGA